Genomic window (Streptomyces yatensis):
GAGCTGCACGGGCAACTCCGCCGCCTTCGGTGGCGTCAACCCCCTGTGGATTCCGCGCTACGGCTCGTCCGTCGGCGAGCTTCCGGCGGGCTGGGGCTTCCACACCATCTGGCAGTACACCTCGTCCGGCCCGACGGTCGGCGACCACAACAAGTTCAACGGCGCCATGGACCGGCTGCAGGCGCTCGCCAACGGCTGAGCCCGCGCCTCCTCACCCCCCACATCCGGCGCGTCCGCCCTCCGGTGTACGGACAGGTCTGTCTGTACGCTGGAGGGCGTCGGTCGTCCTACGGCCGAGTCAAGGAGCATGATCATGAGCAGCGCCCGCCCCTCCGCCCATGAGCGGATCCTGTCCACCGCGACCGCGCTGTTCAACGCCCATGGGGTGCGCGGCGTCGGCGTGGACCGGATCATCGCCGAGTCGGGCGTGGCGAAGGCGACGCTCTACTCCCACTTCCGCACCAAGGACGATCTGGTCCTGGCCTATCTCCACCGGTCGGACCGGCACTGGCGGGGGGCGCTGCGGCAGGCCGCCGAGGCGGCCGGCGCCGATCCCCGGGACCGTCTCGTCGGACTCTTCGACGCGCTGATCGCGACGACCGAGCGGGACGGATTCCGCGGCTGCGCGTTCACCAGGACCGCGGGCGAGACCGAGCCGGGCACCGCCCCGCACGCCGCGACGGCCGAGCACAAGCGCGCCGTACGGACCTGGCTGACCGAGCTGGCCCGGGAGGCCGGGGCCGCCGACCCCGAGCGGCTCGGCCTGCAGATCTCCGTGCTCGTGGACGGGACGATGGCGGCGGCCGCGCTGGAGCCGAGGCCGGAGTGCGCGGAAGCGGCCCAGGACGCGGCGCGGGCGCTGGTCGCGGAGGCGTGCCCGGCGCGGGTGTAGCCCTCGTACGCGGCGTCCGGCTCCCCTGCACGGCGTCTGGCTCCGCACGTATGGCCGTATGGCTCTCGTACGTACGCGAAGGGCCCGGCCGCACCCATGAGGTGCGGCCGGGCCCTTCGCCGTGTGGCGCGGCTCCGGCGTGACGCGTGGCTCAGACGCTCACACGGCGGTCAGCTCGCGCTCCCGTATCACGCCGGAGGCCAGCAGCTCGCGATAGCGGTCCTGGTACGCGGCGAGCTCGGCGTCGTCGAGCGTATGGGTGCCGTGCACGACGATCGGCTCCTCGTAGCGCATCCCGGTGAGGTGGGCGGTGTTGTCGAAGGGCCTGAGCAGCTCGACGACCGGGAAGCGGTGGAGCCCGTCCGGCCGGTACTGCTCCTCGGCGGAGCCCGTCGAGGTGGCCACCAGCAGCGACTTGCCGCGCAGCGAGGTGCCGCCGCTGCCGTAGGCGAAACCGCGCAGGAACACCTCGTCCAGCCACTTCTTCAGCAGCGGCGGCGCCGAATACCAGTAGAAGGGGAACTGCAGCACGATCCGGTCGTGCTCCAGCAGCAGCCGCTGCTCGCGCTCGACATCGATCCGCAGATCGGGATATTCGGCGTAGAGATCATGGAAGGTGACCCCGTCCACCGGCCGGGCGGCCTCGGCGAGCGCGGCATTGACGCGGGACGTGGCGAGGTGGGGGTGGGCGAGGACGAGCAGGGTGCGCGGCACGGGTCTCTCCGGGAGGGCAGACGTGAACAGACAGGTCTGTCTGTCTCACGGCCGAAGCTACCAGACAGACCTGTCTGGCTGCCAGCGATCGGGCCCGGGCCCGGGTCAATCGCGGGGGAACTCGTCGGTCTTGAGCGTCACCCCGACGACGGTGTTCGTCAGGTCGAGTTCGGCACCGAAAGGCACTGTCAGCGTCGTGAGGTAGTCGCCGTCCTTCGGCTCGGTGAAGAGGTGGCACCGGCCGGTATACGGGTCGGCGATCAAATAGACGGGGACCTCGGCGGTCGCGTACGCCGCCTTCTTCGGGCCGTAGTCGTTCCCCTTCGTGCTCTTGGAGATCACCTCGGCGACGAACTCGACGTCCTGGCAGAGCCAGAGCCCCTTGTCGTTTTTCACGGCGCCCTCGGCAACCAGGGTCACATCGGTCGCGAAGCCGTTGAGATAGCCGGGGTAGTCGATGCGGACATCCGACTTGATCCGCTTGCGCGGGTACTGTGTCCGCAGTTGCTCGACGACGTCCAAAGTGATGTCCCAGTGCGTATCCCGCTGCGGCGACATGAAGATGTTCCCCTCGACAATCTCAACCTTGATTCCCTCGGGGACGGGCATCTTCTCGAGCGCCTCGAACATCGCGTCCAAGGTGAGTGCGTCGCTGCTGTCGGCCATCTCGATCCTGTCAATCGCCATGACGGTCACTGTGCCGCTCCTCCCCGCCGCGAACACAGAAGCCGCGGCCGGTTAGTCCAACGATACGCACGGCCGGCAGGTCACGCGTGGCCCGGAATCCCGTTCGACACGGGACCCCGGGCCACGGCGCCACCGGCAGCGTCCGTCACGCCGCTGCCGGGACCTCGGGGGCGGCCGCCCGGGCGGGTTCGAGGGCCAGCTCCAGGACCCGGCGGACGTCCGAGACCGGGTGGACGTCGAGCTTGTCCAGGACCTCGGCGGGGACGTCGTCCAGGTCGGGCTCGTTGCGCTTGGGGATGATCACCGTGGTCACCCCGGCGCGGTGCGCCGCCAGCAGCTTCTGCTTGACGCCGCCGATGGGCAGCACCCGCCCGGTCAGGGAGACCTCGCCCGTCATCGCCACGTCCGGGCGCACCTGGCGGCCGGAGAGCAGCGAGGCCAGGGCGGTGGTCATGGTGACGCCCGCGCTCGGGCCGTCCTTGGGGACCGCGCCCGCCGGGACGTGGAGGTGGATGCCGCGCTCCTTCAGGTCGCCGACCGGCAGCTCCAGTTCCGCGCCGTGGGAGCGCAGGAAGGAGAGCGCGATCTGGGCGGACTCCTTCATGACGTCGCCGAGCTGACCGGTGAGGTTCAGCCCCGCGCCGCCCGTCTCCGGGTCGGCCAGCGACGCCTCCACGAACAGCACGTCACCGCCCGCGCCCGTGACCGCGAGCCCGGTCGCCACGCCGGGGACGGCGGTGCGGCGCTCGGCCGGGTCCTGGGCGGACTCGGGGGTGTGGTGCGGCCGGCCGATCAGCGGGCGCAGCTCCTCCACACCGACGGTGAAGGGGAGTTCGCGCTCGCCGAGCTCGTGCTGGGCCGCGACCTTGCGCAGCAGCCGGGCGATGGAGCGCTCCAGGGTCCGTACGCCCGCCTCGCGGGTGTACTCGCCCGCCAGCTTGCGCAGCGCCTCGTCCGCCACCGTGACCTCGCCCGGCTCCAGACCGGCCCG
Coding sequences:
- a CDS encoding TetR/AcrR family transcriptional regulator, with amino-acid sequence MSSARPSAHERILSTATALFNAHGVRGVGVDRIIAESGVAKATLYSHFRTKDDLVLAYLHRSDRHWRGALRQAAEAAGADPRDRLVGLFDALIATTERDGFRGCAFTRTAGETEPGTAPHAATAEHKRAVRTWLTELAREAGAADPERLGLQISVLVDGTMAAAALEPRPECAEAAQDAARALVAEACPARV
- a CDS encoding NAD(P)H-dependent oxidoreductase, whose amino-acid sequence is MPRTLLVLAHPHLATSRVNAALAEAARPVDGVTFHDLYAEYPDLRIDVEREQRLLLEHDRIVLQFPFYWYSAPPLLKKWLDEVFLRGFAYGSGGTSLRGKSLLVATSTGSAEEQYRPDGLHRFPVVELLRPFDNTAHLTGMRYEEPIVVHGTHTLDDAELAAYQDRYRELLASGVIRERELTAV
- a CDS encoding Uma2 family endonuclease, with translation MTVMAIDRIEMADSSDALTLDAMFEALEKMPVPEGIKVEIVEGNIFMSPQRDTHWDITLDVVEQLRTQYPRKRIKSDVRIDYPGYLNGFATDVTLVAEGAVKNDKGLWLCQDVEFVAEVISKSTKGNDYGPKKAAYATAEVPVYLIADPYTGRCHLFTEPKDGDYLTTLTVPFGAELDLTNTVVGVTLKTDEFPRD